A window from Dioscorea cayenensis subsp. rotundata cultivar TDr96_F1 chromosome 10, TDr96_F1_v2_PseudoChromosome.rev07_lg8_w22 25.fasta, whole genome shotgun sequence encodes these proteins:
- the LOC120270082 gene encoding UPF0235 protein At5g63440 isoform X1 encodes MPKRTTHTYSSEDAAPDGPESDLFVYYCKHCGSHVLITDTQLQKMPRRKTDRAHVLDKKKHLSRLNVKEAGKILLKRGEGMLEKQFRMSCVGCDLLVCYRSAEDLDLAPFIYVVDGALSSVAAETNPQDAPVPPCISQLDGGLVQVAIEVEDRAQRSAITRVNADDVRVTVAAPAARGEANNELLEFMGKVLGLRLSQMTLQRGWNNKSKLLVVEDLSARQVYEKLLEAVQP; translated from the exons ATGCCGAAGAGAACCACGCACACCTACTCCAGCGAGGACGCAGCGCCCGATGGCCCGGAGTCCGATCTCTTCGTCTACTACTGCAAGCACTGCGGCTCCCATGTCCTCATCACTG aTACCCAGTTGCAGAAGATGCCGAGGCGGAAGACGGATAGAGCGCATGTTCTTGATAAAAAGAAGCATCTTTCCAGGTTGAATGTTAAGGAGGCGGGCAAAATTCTTCTTAAACG CGGTGAAGGCATGTTGGAAAAACAATTCCGCATGTCATGTGTAGGATGTGACCTACTCGTATGTTACCGCTCAGCGGAGGATTTGGATCTTGCTCCTTTCATTTATGTGGTAGATGGTGCATTGAGCTCAGTTGCAGCGGAAACAAATCCCCAG GATGCTCCTGTGCCTCCCTGCATATCTCAGCTAGATGGTGGTCTTGTTCAAGTGGCAATCGAAGTAGAAGACCGAGCACAACGTTCAGCAATAACAA GAGTAAATGCTGATGATGTTCGAGTTACTGTAGCAGCTCCAGCTGCTCGAGGGGAAGCTAATAATGAACTGTTGGAATTCATGGGCAAG GTTTTGGGCTTAAGGCTGAGCCAAATGACCCTTCAAAGAGGATGGAATAACAAATCCAAACTTCTTGTG GTTGAGGACTTATCTGCCAGGCAGGTCTATGAGAAACTTCTGGAAGCTGTGCAACCTTGA
- the LOC120270082 gene encoding UPF0235 protein At5g63440 isoform X2: MARSPISSSTTASTAAPMSSSLLQKMPRRKTDRAHVLDKKKHLSRLNVKEAGKILLKRGEGMLEKQFRMSCVGCDLLVCYRSAEDLDLAPFIYVVDGALSSVAAETNPQDAPVPPCISQLDGGLVQVAIEVEDRAQRSAITRVNADDVRVTVAAPAARGEANNELLEFMGKVLGLRLSQMTLQRGWNNKSKLLVVEDLSARQVYEKLLEAVQP; this comes from the exons ATGGCCCGGAGTCCGATCTCTTCGTCTACTACTGCAAGCACTGCGGCTCCCATGTCCTCATCACTG TTGCAGAAGATGCCGAGGCGGAAGACGGATAGAGCGCATGTTCTTGATAAAAAGAAGCATCTTTCCAGGTTGAATGTTAAGGAGGCGGGCAAAATTCTTCTTAAACG CGGTGAAGGCATGTTGGAAAAACAATTCCGCATGTCATGTGTAGGATGTGACCTACTCGTATGTTACCGCTCAGCGGAGGATTTGGATCTTGCTCCTTTCATTTATGTGGTAGATGGTGCATTGAGCTCAGTTGCAGCGGAAACAAATCCCCAG GATGCTCCTGTGCCTCCCTGCATATCTCAGCTAGATGGTGGTCTTGTTCAAGTGGCAATCGAAGTAGAAGACCGAGCACAACGTTCAGCAATAACAA GAGTAAATGCTGATGATGTTCGAGTTACTGTAGCAGCTCCAGCTGCTCGAGGGGAAGCTAATAATGAACTGTTGGAATTCATGGGCAAG GTTTTGGGCTTAAGGCTGAGCCAAATGACCCTTCAAAGAGGATGGAATAACAAATCCAAACTTCTTGTG GTTGAGGACTTATCTGCCAGGCAGGTCTATGAGAAACTTCTGGAAGCTGTGCAACCTTGA